The following proteins are co-located in the Noviherbaspirillum sp. UKPF54 genome:
- a CDS encoding helix-turn-helix transcriptional regulator, giving the protein MTKLQVVKSAAKGKRAVKTEEFTAFCAVENENAEERVQRLYNCPGGPLLGWLFDEARKRGHDFKDMAAELGVTYGYINQLRTGVRSPSHISQEMAEATAKYLGCPPIVTKILAGRVKMSDFIAPRESEEDTLDRILRQIQEDPRFDSFCHVTFFNFRSRQKKSLC; this is encoded by the coding sequence ATGACGAAACTTCAAGTGGTTAAGTCAGCGGCGAAAGGAAAGCGGGCGGTAAAAACGGAAGAATTTACAGCTTTCTGCGCAGTTGAAAATGAGAATGCAGAAGAGCGTGTGCAACGTCTCTACAACTGTCCGGGAGGTCCGTTGCTGGGCTGGTTGTTCGACGAGGCGAGGAAGCGTGGGCATGATTTCAAAGATATGGCCGCTGAGCTTGGTGTGACCTACGGGTACATCAATCAGTTGCGGACTGGGGTACGGAGCCCATCTCATATTAGCCAAGAGATGGCGGAAGCCACAGCTAAATACCTTGGCTGTCCACCCATCGTGACTAAGATTCTCGCCGGACGGGTCAAAATGTCCGACTTCATTGCGCCGCGCGAGAGTGAAGAAGATACGTTGGACCGGATATTGCGCCAAATTCAAGAAGACCCCAGGTTCGACAGCTTCTGCCATGTGACCTTTTTCAACTTCCGCTCGAGGCAAAAAAAGTCATTGTGCTGA
- a CDS encoding AlpA family transcriptional regulator: protein MKTSILDLQELAALLGRSPETIKKDLKRNRLAVPPRLHIPGTRFLRWRRADVESWLESHVEPRPISGDAK, encoded by the coding sequence ATGAAAACATCAATCCTTGACCTCCAAGAGCTGGCAGCTCTGCTTGGCCGCAGCCCCGAAACGATAAAGAAAGACCTCAAGCGCAACCGCTTGGCAGTCCCTCCCCGCTTGCATATCCCCGGCACGAGATTTTTGCGCTGGCGCCGAGCCGATGTGGAGTCCTGGCTCGAGAGCCACGTCGAACCCCGGCCGATATCGGGGGACGCGAAATGA